The Rubricoccus marinus nucleotide sequence GTGGACGTGGCGAAGGACGCCGTCGGCGCGAAGCGGCGCTTCGGGTTCGTGCCCGAGCACGGGCACCTCTACGAGAGCTTCAGCCCGGAGGAGTACCTCCGCTTTATCGGACGGATGCATGGGCTCGGCGAGAAGCCTCTGGCGGAGCGCGCGGGCGCGATGCTGTCCTTCTGGGGCCTGGAAGCGAACGCCCTGCAGCCGATGGCGAGCTTCTCGAAGGGCATGAAGCAAAAGGTGCTGATCTCGGCTGCGCTCCTGCACGACCCGCCCGTTTTGCTGCTCGACGAGCCGCTCTCGGGTCTGGACGCCTACGCTGTGCTCCAGGTGCGCGCGCTTCTCCGTGCTCTCGCGCGGCAAGGCACGACCGTTTTCTACTCCTCACACCTCCTGGATGCCGTCGAAAAGGTGGCCGACCAGGTCATCCTCATCCGCGACGGCGCGATCCTCGCCGACGGCTCGCCCGCTCAGATCCTCGAAGCGGCGGGCGAGGGCTCTCTCGAAGGCGCTTTCTCGCGCCTCACCTCCGCCGCCGACGCTGAGGCCGAGGCCGAGGCGCTCATCGCGTCCGCCTTTGGCCGCGCGGAGTCGATCTAAGCCCCGCGCGCCTCTGGCGCCAGAGGCTCAGTCCTTCCAGACGTACTCGAAGAGCAGAAACGAGACGGTTGTAGTGAGCCCGGCGTAGGACGCGAGGAGCAGCAGGTCTTGCTGGGCTGCTTCCCACGCGCCGGATTCAGCGCCAGAGGCCGAGAGCGTCAGGCCGACGCCGGAGGACAGGAGCGGGATGAGAAGTGGAAACGCGAGGACGGGCAGCAGCGGACCTGCGGCGCGTGCTCGCGCCAGAAGCGCCGAGAGCAGCGTCGTCGTGCTCGCGAGCCCCAGCCCGCCCAGCCCCAGCGCGGCCCAGTAGAGCGACGGCGCGCCGAGCGAGGTCGGGATGAGGATGCGCATTCCCAACCCCGCGACGAGCGCGAGCGCGAGC carries:
- a CDS encoding ABC transporter ATP-binding protein — encoded protein: MIQVDDVHVGFDGNEILHGISFAVEPGRVAGYIGPNGAGKTTTMRLLTGTLAPDSGRVVVGGVDVAKDAVGAKRRFGFVPEHGHLYESFSPEEYLRFIGRMHGLGEKPLAERAGAMLSFWGLEANALQPMASFSKGMKQKVLISAALLHDPPVLLLDEPLSGLDAYAVLQVRALLRALARQGTTVFYSSHLLDAVEKVADQVILIRDGAILADGSPAQILEAAGEGSLEGAFSRLTSAADAEAEAEALIASAFGRAESI
- a CDS encoding heme exporter protein CcmB, yielding MSRFLSATWAVFLNDARLELRSRTALGALAMFVAAALILVRFSLGRIAVGSTVAAALLWIVVVFAGAIGLGRAFMAEEERGTTLLLRLAAPPEAVYAGKLLFNVVLTLALALVAGLGMRILIPTSLGAPSLYWAALGLGGLGLASTTTLLSALLARARAAGPLLPVLAFPLLIPLLSSGVGLTLSASGAESGAWEAAQQDLLLLASYAGLTTTVSFLLFEYVWKD